ATTCACAGGTATATGCTTCCTTTTTTTCAACATATTCAGGATTGCAAAGATGGCTTATTTCAGTACTTATTTTTCCGCAAGTCTTACAGGTGTATGTTGCAGATTCGTTTTTTTCTTCCGACATAATATTTCCTCCCTTTATTTGGTAGTGTTGGGTTTCTCACCTTAACTTTTGGCCTCCATCGATTGTCAAAACTTCGCCAGTCGTAAAATTTGATTCAGAAAGCAAAAAAACGACTGCTTTCGCTATATCTTCAAATTTTCCTGTCTTCTTAAGAGGTATTCTCTTTACTATCCTTTCCCGTATTTCATCACTATAACTATCAGGAAGCGTAATCATCCCCGGGGCAATGGCATTTACCTGAATCTCAGGAGCCAGTGCAACAGCAAGACACTGAGTCAACATAATAAGTCCTGCTTTCGAAGCGCAATAAGGAATCGATTTAGGCCAAGGCCTTATTCCCCCAAGAGACGAAATATTGACAATTTTTCCAGACCCTTGTCTTTTCATATACTCGGCAGCTTTTTGGGCACAAAAAAAGGGACCGGTAAGATTTGTAGTCAAAGCATCAAACCACATCTTCCTATCAACCTTATCTATGTCTGCAGACTGAAAATAGCCCGCATTATTTATCAAATAATCAATCCCTCCTAAACCTCTCACCGCAGATTCTACAAATCCTTCAGCTTCAGAGCTTTTTCTGATATCAGCTTTGACGGACAAGGCCTTCACGCCGAAAGCTTGAATCTCTTTTACTGTCATTTCTGCTTCCCTGAAGGATTTGTAGTATCCAACAGCAATATCCACTCCAAGGCGGGCAAGTTCCAATGCAATAATCCTTCCCATATTCTTTGCTCCGCCTGTGATTACCGCTTTTTTCCCTTTTAATGATATTTCCTTCATAACTCTCTTTTTCGTTATGTCGAAAGAAGTTTCTCAATTTCCTTTTCTGTCAAAATTTTTTTCTCCCTTATAATATCGATTACTGATTTTTTGCTCCTCTTTGCAAGTTTTACTATCTCTGCCGCCCGGCTGTATCCTATATATCTATTGAGTGCTGTTGCGATTCCTTCGCTTCTTTCAGCATAAAAACGACATATACCTTTATTGGCTGATATTCCAACGATGCACTTTTCACGAAACATCTTTAACCCCGCAGCCAAAATTTTAAGGCTGTTTACGATATTAAAAGCTATTAAAGGCATCATCACATTGAGCTCGAGCTGTCCTGCTTGAGAGGCATAGGAAATGGCCGTATCATTGCCTATTACTTGATAACAGACCATATTCATCGCCTCAGCAATCACAGGATTGACTTTGCCGGGCATAATGGATGAGCCGGGTTGGACTGGAGGAAGATTGATTTCATTGAGGCCAGTTGCAGGACCTGAAGACATTAAACGCAGGTCATTGCATATTCTCGATAGGTCTATGGCATAGTTTTTTAAAGAGCTCGAAAGCTGTAAGAAAGGAGACATACTCTGCATTGCTTCGAACAGATTTTTCGCCGATTTAAGCTTCAGTCCTGTCTCCTGCGCCAAATATTTCACAACTAATTTTTTATAACCTTCAGCCGTATTGATGCCGCTGCCAACAGCTGAACCGCCGATGCCAAGCTCTTGTAATGACGGTACACACAATGAGATATTGTAATGCCATCTCTCTACATTCTGTGCATAAGCGCCAAATTCATTACCCAATGTCATTGGCACAGCATCCTGAAGATGTGTTCTTCCTGACTTTACTACATCTCTAAATTCTTTTTCCTTCTTCCTCAAAGAATCAGATAGTTTTTCAGTTTCATCAAGAACTCCTTTCAAAAGGCGAAGAGAAGCAATTCGCATTGCAGTTGGGAAGACATCGTTTGTCGATTGTCCATAATTGACATGATCATTGGGATGGATGGGGACATAAGTACCGCGCTCACTGCCAAGTATTTCATTTGCCCTATTTGCAATCACTTCGTTTACATTCATATGCGATGAAGTGCCTGCACCTGCCTGATAGGCATCTACAACGAAATGTTCATCAAATTTTCCTGCAACAATTTCTTTAGATGCTTTTATGATGGCATTTGAAATTTTTTTACTCAGGACCTTCAGATCGGCGTTGGCTCGAGCAGCTGCAGACTTTATTTCAGCAATGGCATAAATTATTTCGCTGGGAGTCTTTGCACTGCTTATTTCGAAATTTTCCACAGCACGCAAGGTTTGGATGCCATAGTAAGCTTCTACAGGGATTTTCTTTTTACCCAAGGAATCATTTTCGACTCTAAACTTCCTTTTACCTCTTTTGGTTTTCTTATTGCCCATTATCTCCCTCCTGCTTCAAGGCATGCAAGGAGATAAACGATATCTGACAATCGGTTGACATATTTAAGAAGATTGGGACTTACGCCTTCCTCCTTTTCCGAAAGTTCAACAATCCTTCTTTCCGCACGCCTTATCACAGTCCTTGCAATATGAAGCAGTGAGGAAGAGAGATTTTCACCTGGAAGCACGAGAGAGGGAGGCAATTCAAGTTCTTCTTCCAATTCCTTGATCCATAATTCAATCTGTGAGATTTCTTCTTCTCCAATGAATTTCTTTATTTTACTGCGTTTTTCAGGTGAAGTCGCCAATTCAGTACAAAGCGGGAAAAGAGAAGATTGTATATAGATGATTATCTCCTTTGTCTTTGGATTTTCTGCTATACATCTTGCCGCACCAAGATATGCACCAAATTCATCGACCGTGCCATAAGCTTCAGGCCTTAAACTATATTTTTTTACTCTTTCGCCACTGTAAAGGCTTGTCGTACCTTTATCTCCTGCGCCCGTAGATATTGACATCCTATTACCCTTTCATAATCAAATAACTTTTGCTCCCAATATTTTTTCCATATGATCTAAAGCAAACTTATGAGCTTTTTTATCGAAAGAAGCAACGCAATCTGCAGGAACTATTACATCATAGTCTCGCGAACGAAGGTCTGCAACGGTATACATTACACATATATCGGTGCATACACCAACAGCAGTTATAGATTCATCGTCTGCCGTGTTTTTTCTCAATATCTCATCAAGGTTTGTTCCAAAGAAACCACTGAAGCGGGTTTTTGGTACATCGATCCCCTTTTTCCAAAACTCCTGTAGCTCAGGAACAACCTGTGATTCTATAGAGCCCTCGAGGCAATGTTTTGGGAAAACACGAAATTCAGGATCATCTTCGCGATGTTCATCGCGCAAAAATATGACCTTTTCTTTCTCAATTCTTTTTTCAAGAAGGTTTCTAATCGGTAATATGATTTTTCTTGAATCTGTACCGCAAAAGAGGGGATAACCCTTTTCAAGAAATCCCCTGAGCATATCTATAACAATGATTGCCATAAAACCACCCGGGGATTGGATTGCTTAAACAAACTCTACAATCCACATTTCAGGTTCTTCAAGATACTCTTTTACCCTATGCAGAAATTTGACAGCAGGCACACCGTCAACTACTCTATGGTCAAATGAAAGACAGAGGTTCATCATCCATCTTTTAGTAATCTCGCCTTCAAAGACAACAGGTTTTTCCATTATTTTGTGGACACCGAGAATAGCTACTTCCGGATAATTGATAATAGGAGTTGAAGCAATTGCGCCATAGCCACCTGCGTTAGTTATTGTAAAGGTGCCTTCATGGACATCTTGTAAAGAAAGTTTGTCTCCTCTCGCTTTCCTTGCAAGCTCTTCCAATTCCTTAGCAATCTCCCTGACACTCTTCTTGTCAGCTGAATGGATTACAGGGACAATCAATCCTCTTTCCGTGGCAACGGCAACACCAATATTATAGTATTTCTTAACCTTTATCTCATCATTCACGAGGGAGGAATTCAGAACAGGGAACTCTTTCAGCGCCAAAACGACTGCTTTTATTATAAATGGCATATATGTGAGATGGATGCCGTACTTTTCATTGATTGCCTGTCTGCGCTTCTTCAAAAAATTTACCCATCCTGTCATATCTGCCTCATCCCATGTGGTTACATGAGGCGCTTCCTTTTTGCTTCTCAACATTTGACGGGCAATTGCTTTTCTGACAGCAGAAAGAGGAACAATCTCTTCTTCCTTTTCACCTTCCTTCAAGGGAACTTTCTTGACAACTCCTGCCCAAAATTCTGGATGAAGGTCTAAAATTTCTTCATCTACTATTCCTTCCGCTTTCTTTTCAACATAAGCAAGGATATCATCTCGTGTTACTCTGCCACCTGCACCTGTACCTTGAATCTCCTCAGGGTCTATTCCATACTCCCTTGCAAGCCGTCTAACAGCAGGTGAATAGCGTCTTTTTTCAGTTTTTTCCTTCTTTGCTTTTTCTATAGCGGCTGTTGGCTCTTCAAGAATTTCGGCAGGTTTTATTCCTGCTCTTTCCTCTTCTGTCTCAGTCTCTTCTACTTTTGCTTCTTCTCCTTCAAGAGCAATCAATCCAAGTTTTGTACCAACTGCAACGGTCTCTTCTTCTTTAACGAGTATTTTCAAAAGGATTCCGTCAGCAGGACAGGGGACCTCAATATTCACCTTATCCGTGTTTATTTCAAGGAGTGGCTCATCTTTGACGACTTTGTCCCCTTCCTTTTTAAACCATTTTGCAATTGTACCTTCAACAACACTTTCTCCAAGCTGTGGCATAATAACAGGGACAGGCATAAATAAATCTCCTTTAAAGAAATCCTGCTAAAATTAATATGCAGCCAATTTTCTTACGGCATCCTCGATTTTTTTGGGATTGACCATAAAAAAATCTTCCATCGGCGGAGCAAAGGGCACAGCCGGCACATCAGGCCCTGCAAGCCGCATAATAGGTGCATCAAGATATTCAAAAGCCTCCTCTGCAATGATAGCGGCTATCTCCCCTCCAACACCACCTGTTTTATTGGCTTCATGGACAATAAGTACTTTACCAGTTTTCTTAACAGATTCAAGCATTGTTTCTTTATCCATTGGCAATAGAGTTCTCAAATCTACAACTTCTATACTTATATTATCTTTTGCCAAAGGTTTTGCGGCTTCAAGAGCATAATTGACAGGAAGACTATATGTAATAACTGTTACATTGTCGCCTTCGAGTTTTATATCTGCTTTTCCAATAGGGACTGTATAATCCTCATCAGGAATTTCCTGCTTTATACTGCGGTAAAGCTTCTTATGTTCAAAATAGATTATAGGATTTTCATCTCTTATCGCTGCTTTGAGAAGTCCTTTAGCATCATAAGGAGTTGCAGGTGCAAGCACTTTTAATCCTGGTTGGTCGACAAACCATGCTTCATTGCTTTGGGAATGATACAATCCGCCTCCAATTCCTCCGCCACAGCAGATGCGGAAAACTACTGGACATTTATAGCTCCCCCCCGAGCGGTATCTTAGCTTCGCCGCCTGTTGAATAATCTGGTCCATTGCCGGTGTTACAAAATCAGCAAACTGTATTTCAGGCACAGCTTTCAATCCCACAAGGGTTGCACCAATGGAAGCGCCTGCTATAAGGGATT
This genomic interval from Candidatus Schekmanbacteria bacterium contains the following:
- a CDS encoding cysteine hydrolase encodes the protein MAIIVIDMLRGFLEKGYPLFCGTDSRKIILPIRNLLEKRIEKEKVIFLRDEHREDDPEFRVFPKHCLEGSIESQVVPELQEFWKKGIDVPKTRFSGFFGTNLDEILRKNTADDESITAVGVCTDICVMYTVADLRSRDYDVIVPADCVASFDKKAHKFALDHMEKILGAKVI
- a CDS encoding alpha-ketoacid dehydrogenase subunit beta; translation: MHRVTYIEAITEALREEMERDERLFMMGEDIGAYGGVFKATKGLQEQFGELRVLDSPLSESLIAGASIGATLVGLKAVPEIQFADFVTPAMDQIIQQAAKLRYRSGGSYKCPVVFRICCGGGIGGGLYHSQSNEAWFVDQPGLKVLAPATPYDAKGLLKAAIRDENPIIYFEHKKLYRSIKQEIPDEDYTVPIGKADIKLEGDNVTVITYSLPVNYALEAAKPLAKDNISIEVVDLRTLLPMDKETMLESVKKTGKVLIVHEANKTGGVGGEIAAIIAEEAFEYLDAPIMRLAGPDVPAVPFAPPMEDFFMVNPKKIEDAVRKLAAY
- a CDS encoding aspartate ammonia-lyase, with the translated sequence MGNKKTKRGKRKFRVENDSLGKKKIPVEAYYGIQTLRAVENFEISSAKTPSEIIYAIAEIKSAAARANADLKVLSKKISNAIIKASKEIVAGKFDEHFVVDAYQAGAGTSSHMNVNEVIANRANEILGSERGTYVPIHPNDHVNYGQSTNDVFPTAMRIASLRLLKGVLDETEKLSDSLRKKEKEFRDVVKSGRTHLQDAVPMTLGNEFGAYAQNVERWHYNISLCVPSLQELGIGGSAVGSGINTAEGYKKLVVKYLAQETGLKLKSAKNLFEAMQSMSPFLQLSSSLKNYAIDLSRICNDLRLMSSGPATGLNEINLPPVQPGSSIMPGKVNPVIAEAMNMVCYQVIGNDTAISYASQAGQLELNVMMPLIAFNIVNSLKILAAGLKMFREKCIVGISANKGICRFYAERSEGIATALNRYIGYSRAAEIVKLAKRSKKSVIDIIREKKILTEKEIEKLLST
- a CDS encoding cob(I)yrinic acid a,c-diamide adenosyltransferase encodes the protein MSISTGAGDKGTTSLYSGERVKKYSLRPEAYGTVDEFGAYLGAARCIAENPKTKEIIIYIQSSLFPLCTELATSPEKRSKIKKFIGEEEISQIELWIKELEEELELPPSLVLPGENLSSSLLHIARTVIRRAERRIVELSEKEEGVSPNLLKYVNRLSDIVYLLACLEAGGR
- a CDS encoding SDR family oxidoreductase; its protein translation is MKEISLKGKKAVITGGAKNMGRIIALELARLGVDIAVGYYKSFREAEMTVKEIQAFGVKALSVKADIRKSSEAEGFVESAVRGLGGIDYLINNAGYFQSADIDKVDRKMWFDALTTNLTGPFFCAQKAAEYMKRQGSGKIVNISSLGGIRPWPKSIPYCASKAGLIMLTQCLAVALAPEIQVNAIAPGMITLPDSYSDEIRERIVKRIPLKKTGKFEDIAKAVVFLLSESNFTTGEVLTIDGGQKLR
- the sucB gene encoding dihydrolipoyllysine-residue succinyltransferase, whose amino-acid sequence is MPVPVIMPQLGESVVEGTIAKWFKKEGDKVVKDEPLLEINTDKVNIEVPCPADGILLKILVKEEETVAVGTKLGLIALEGEEAKVEETETEEERAGIKPAEILEEPTAAIEKAKKEKTEKRRYSPAVRRLAREYGIDPEEIQGTGAGGRVTRDDILAYVEKKAEGIVDEEILDLHPEFWAGVVKKVPLKEGEKEEEIVPLSAVRKAIARQMLRSKKEAPHVTTWDEADMTGWVNFLKKRRQAINEKYGIHLTYMPFIIKAVVLALKEFPVLNSSLVNDEIKVKKYYNIGVAVATERGLIVPVIHSADKKSVREIAKELEELARKARGDKLSLQDVHEGTFTITNAGGYGAIASTPIINYPEVAILGVHKIMEKPVVFEGEITKRWMMNLCLSFDHRVVDGVPAVKFLHRVKEYLEEPEMWIVEFV